In Flavobacterium sp. N1736, the following are encoded in one genomic region:
- a CDS encoding MGMT family protein: MAEDNFFEKVYAIARQIPYGKVTSFGAIAKALGTARSARMVGWAMNACHNMDDIPAHRVVNRKGLLTGKFHFDGTNLMQQLLESEGIEVINNQIVDFEKHFWQPEVEF; encoded by the coding sequence ATGGCTGAAGATAATTTTTTTGAAAAAGTTTATGCAATCGCCAGACAAATTCCATACGGAAAAGTAACTTCTTTTGGTGCAATTGCAAAAGCTTTAGGCACGGCTCGTTCTGCCCGAATGGTTGGCTGGGCAATGAATGCGTGTCATAATATGGATGATATTCCTGCTCACAGAGTCGTAAACCGCAAAGGACTTTTGACCGGAAAATTCCACTTTGACGGAACGAATTTAATGCAGCAGCTGTTGGAAAGTGAAGGTATTGAAGTAATCAATAATCAGATTGTAGATTTTGAAAAACACTTTTGGCAGCCGGAA
- a CDS encoding LysE family transporter, producing MALLTPLLSGFIAAFIGIIPPGLLNMTAAKINLKEGKKNALWFVVGAVVVIFFQVYLAVLFAHVIDNRPDVVTLLREVGFVIFSILTIYFLFLAKEPKTKKKSKIKKSSKKSRFFLGMLLSGLNFFPIPYYVVVSVTLASYHLFEFENNIIFTFVLGSVLGSFAALYSYVAFFGRIEKKTDYLMRNMNTIIGSITGLVAVVTLFNILNYYFG from the coding sequence ATGGCCTTACTTACTCCATTACTTTCAGGTTTTATTGCTGCTTTCATCGGAATTATACCGCCTGGCTTACTTAACATGACGGCAGCCAAAATAAACTTGAAAGAAGGAAAAAAGAATGCTTTATGGTTTGTTGTTGGTGCGGTTGTCGTTATTTTTTTTCAGGTTTATCTGGCGGTTTTATTTGCTCACGTCATTGACAATCGTCCAGATGTTGTGACTTTATTACGCGAAGTAGGTTTTGTTATTTTCTCTATTTTAACGATCTACTTTTTGTTTCTTGCCAAAGAACCAAAAACCAAAAAAAAATCGAAGATTAAAAAGAGCAGTAAAAAAAGCCGTTTCTTTTTAGGAATGCTTCTTTCCGGTTTGAATTTTTTTCCAATTCCATATTATGTTGTGGTAAGTGTTACTTTGGCTTCTTACCATCTTTTTGAGTTTGAAAACAACATTATTTTTACTTTTGTATTGGGTTCTGTTTTAGGTTCTTTTGCAGCGCTTTACAGTTATGTTGCTTTCTTTGGAAGAATCGAAAAGAAAACCGATTATCTAATGCGTAACATGAATACTATTATTGGAAGTATTACAGGTTTAGTTGCTGTGGTGACGCTTTTTAATATTTTGAATTATTATTTCGGATAA
- the trmB gene encoding tRNA (guanosine(46)-N7)-methyltransferase TrmB, whose translation MGSKNKLKRFRENETFQNVFQPTREEVVGDLMPLKGKWNSDFFKNDNPLVLELGCGKGEYSVGLAERYPNKNFIGIDIKGARFWRGAKTAVETGLHNVAFIRTQIELIDHIFNENEVDEIWITFPDPQIKYKRTKHRMTNSEFLKLYKKILKKDGVVNLKTDSEFMHGYTLGLLHGEGHEVLYANHNVYTNEGSPEEVTAFQTFYEKQYLEINKAITYIRFKIKD comes from the coding sequence GTGGGAAGTAAAAATAAACTAAAAAGATTCAGGGAAAACGAAACATTTCAAAACGTTTTTCAACCAACAAGAGAAGAAGTTGTAGGCGATTTAATGCCTTTAAAAGGAAAATGGAATTCTGATTTCTTTAAAAATGACAATCCTTTAGTTTTAGAATTAGGATGCGGAAAAGGAGAATATTCTGTTGGATTAGCAGAAAGATATCCAAACAAAAATTTTATCGGAATTGACATTAAAGGCGCGCGTTTCTGGAGAGGTGCAAAAACTGCCGTTGAAACCGGATTGCATAATGTTGCTTTTATTCGAACTCAAATCGAGTTAATCGATCATATTTTTAATGAAAATGAAGTGGATGAAATCTGGATTACTTTTCCGGATCCGCAAATTAAATACAAGAGAACAAAACACAGAATGACGAATTCTGAATTTTTGAAATTGTATAAAAAAATCCTTAAAAAAGACGGTGTTGTAAATCTTAAAACCGACAGCGAATTTATGCACGGTTATACGCTGGGATTACTTCACGGAGAAGGACATGAGGTTTTATACGCAAATCATAATGTGTATACAAACGAAGGAAGTCCGGAAGAAGTTACTGCTTTTCAGACATTTTATGAGAAACAATATTTAGAAATTAATAAGGCAATTACGTATATTCGCTTCAAAATTAAAGATTGA
- a CDS encoding ammonium transporter — translation MKIEKRWIISFIIISIVCITGAFWPTVTENSYILSEFGTTDHIVPADVAWMLTSCCLVLIMTPGLSFFYGGMVGRKNVISTMLQSFICLGVVTLLWVVVAFSLAFGDPVGFGSGDHFYSFFGNPTTFAFMDYVGVLPHKKLASTIPFMLFALFQMKFAIIAPAIITGSFAERVRFISYLLFISLFTIFIYAPLCHSVWYPTGILGSYFGVKDFAGGTVVHMSSGFAALAGVLVLGKRKNSQHIPTNIPFVLLGTGMLWFGWFGFNAGSALAANGTAAMAFATTTTSSAAAMLTWVFFDRMNGRKVSALGACIGAVVGLVAITPAAGFVSVPESMFFGFVTALVSNTVVNCRLSKRFDDTLDVFACHGVGGIMGMILTAIFAHGEDASLLHGGWNVFAHHMMALVLVSIFTFFGAYFLFKVTNFIIPLRVSEENEHIGLDLSQHDETLDPKLKPITEPHYG, via the coding sequence ATGAAAATAGAAAAACGCTGGATCATCTCCTTTATTATTATAAGTATTGTTTGTATTACGGGTGCATTTTGGCCAACCGTTACCGAAAATAGTTACATATTGTCAGAATTTGGTACAACAGATCACATAGTTCCTGCTGATGTTGCCTGGATGTTAACTTCCTGCTGTCTGGTTTTAATCATGACGCCGGGATTATCTTTCTTTTACGGCGGAATGGTAGGCCGAAAAAATGTGATTTCGACCATGTTGCAAAGTTTTATTTGTTTGGGCGTTGTAACTCTTTTATGGGTTGTAGTGGCTTTTAGTCTGGCTTTTGGAGATCCTGTAGGTTTTGGCTCAGGAGATCATTTTTATAGTTTCTTTGGTAATCCAACCACATTTGCTTTTATGGATTATGTGGGCGTTTTACCTCATAAAAAATTAGCAAGTACGATTCCGTTTATGCTGTTTGCTTTGTTTCAAATGAAATTTGCGATTATTGCACCGGCGATTATTACAGGTTCGTTTGCAGAACGCGTTCGTTTTATCTCGTATTTACTTTTTATTAGTTTATTTACGATTTTCATTTATGCACCTTTATGCCATTCGGTTTGGTATCCAACAGGAATTTTAGGAAGTTATTTTGGCGTAAAAGATTTCGCCGGAGGAACAGTTGTACACATGAGTTCAGGATTTGCTGCTTTGGCGGGAGTTCTCGTTTTAGGAAAAAGAAAAAACAGCCAGCATATACCAACCAATATTCCGTTTGTATTATTAGGAACTGGAATGTTATGGTTTGGATGGTTTGGTTTCAACGCCGGATCGGCACTTGCTGCAAACGGAACTGCCGCAATGGCTTTTGCAACGACTACAACATCATCGGCCGCAGCCATGTTAACGTGGGTTTTCTTTGATCGAATGAATGGCAGAAAAGTTTCGGCGCTTGGCGCTTGTATTGGCGCTGTTGTTGGTTTAGTTGCTATAACGCCGGCTGCAGGATTTGTATCTGTTCCTGAAAGTATGTTTTTCGGATTCGTTACGGCTTTGGTTTCAAATACAGTTGTAAATTGTCGTTTATCAAAAAGATTTGATGATACTTTAGATGTTTTTGCCTGTCACGGTGTTGGCGGAATTATGGGAATGATTCTGACTGCGATTTTTGCTCATGGCGAAGATGCAAGTTTGCTACATGGCGGCTGGAACGTATTTGCACATCATATGATGGCTTTGGTTTTGGTTTCGATATTTACTTTCTTCGGCGCTTATTTCTTGTTTAAAGTAACCAATTTTATAATCCCGTTGCGTGTTTCTGAAGAAAACGAACACATTGGTCTTGATTTATCGCAACACGATGAAACGCTTGATCCAAAATTAAAACCAATTACTGAACCGCATTATGGGTAA
- a CDS encoding nuclear transport factor 2 family protein, with product MKKSILLLLFISAFANAQNAEKDKINQTLDAWHKAAADVKFDAYFSALNDDAIYIGTDATENWTKKEFQVWAKPFFDKGTTWSFTALERHIFFDKSGKIAWFDELLNTQMKICRGSGVLVKVGKEWKIQHYVLSMTIPNDEVDAVTKLKSPVEDVLIDKLKKK from the coding sequence ATGAAAAAATCAATCCTGCTTCTATTATTCATTTCTGCTTTCGCGAATGCGCAAAATGCCGAAAAAGACAAAATCAACCAAACGCTTGACGCGTGGCACAAAGCCGCTGCCGATGTAAAATTCGATGCTTATTTTTCTGCATTAAACGATGACGCGATTTATATAGGAACTGATGCTACAGAAAACTGGACAAAAAAAGAGTTTCAAGTTTGGGCAAAACCTTTTTTCGACAAAGGAACAACTTGGAGTTTCACGGCTTTAGAACGTCATATCTTTTTTGATAAATCGGGGAAAATTGCCTGGTTTGATGAATTGCTAAATACTCAAATGAAAATCTGTCGAGGATCAGGAGTTTTAGTGAAAGTGGGAAAAGAATGGAAAATTCAACATTATGTTTTATCCATGACAATTCCGAACGATGAAGTTGATGCCGTAACCAAATTAAAATCTCCAGTTGAAGACGTTTTAATTGACAAGCTAAAGAAAAAATAA
- a CDS encoding HPF/RaiA family ribosome-associated protein, translating to MKIQINTDKNIEGHERLATYFSEELEKGLTRFEEKITRVEVHFGDENGEKFSLNDKKCVIEVRTAKLQPLTVTEHADTIEKAFSGALAKAKKSLTTTFEKMKEH from the coding sequence ATGAAAATTCAAATCAATACAGACAAAAACATCGAAGGACACGAAAGATTAGCAACTTATTTTTCTGAAGAATTAGAAAAAGGTTTAACTCGTTTTGAAGAAAAAATTACCCGCGTTGAAGTGCATTTTGGAGATGAAAATGGCGAGAAATTCAGCTTAAACGATAAAAAATGTGTAATTGAAGTTCGTACTGCAAAATTACAGCCTCTAACCGTAACAGAACACGCCGATACTATTGAAAAAGCTTTTAGTGGCGCTTTGGCAAAAGCAAAAAAATCGCTTACCACTACTTTTGAGAAAATGAAAGAACATTAA
- a CDS encoding very short patch repair endonuclease: MDVHNPEQRSKNMRAIKSTATKAEVRLAKTLWNLGYRYRKNNKTVFGKPDFTFKKLKIAIFVDSEFFHGKDWETRKKPQTNPEFWIKKIERNMQRDIEVNTYLESQNWKILRFWSNDIKKNLDSCILEIEKAIAERQV, from the coding sequence ATGGATGTCCATAATCCTGAACAACGCTCAAAAAACATGCGCGCCATCAAAAGCACAGCAACAAAAGCCGAAGTTCGTTTGGCAAAAACATTATGGAATCTAGGTTACAGATACAGAAAAAATAATAAAACAGTTTTCGGCAAACCGGACTTCACATTCAAAAAATTAAAAATTGCCATTTTCGTAGATTCAGAATTCTTTCACGGGAAAGATTGGGAAACCCGAAAAAAACCACAAACTAATCCTGAATTCTGGATCAAAAAAATCGAACGAAATATGCAACGAGATATAGAAGTCAATACATATTTAGAATCTCAAAACTGGAAAATTTTACGTTTTTGGAGTAACGATATCAAAAAGAATTTAGATTCGTGTATTCTTGAAATTGAAAAAGCAATTGCAGAAAGACAAGTTTAA
- a CDS encoding type II restriction endonuclease, whose product MENGLLSKYFKGIVAKKLSQVEVDPQVSNQHEFNGINEFKSILGTGRSTYEGVFIYLTDNEETILNEVGSLTWYNARENDPKRNEFRLYYSTTQIMEKANVGDFLLIGLTHDNKLAVVVAPTGTTAEQQLLWLFEIGDIGNKFIFRDISSNDIKLNFAGKYILNSLGFEIDETEPDFLDLILTTFKGQFPSTAIFSDFARSTVNNVSPFEEPDKTLIAWLEREEILFKTLEKHIVSKKLEQGFGENKIDVDDFISFSLSVQNRRKSRAGFAFENHLASIFKFQEIRFSKGAKTERNNKPDFLFPSITNYHDPDFPVELLTMLGVKTTAKDRWRQVLSEAERITSQKHLITLEPAISVNQTDEMFAQNLQLVIPQSLKETFTASQQVNLLNLQDFINVVRQRQK is encoded by the coding sequence ATGGAAAATGGTCTTCTTTCAAAATACTTTAAAGGCATAGTCGCAAAAAAACTTAGTCAAGTTGAAGTTGATCCCCAAGTTTCTAACCAACACGAATTCAATGGTATTAATGAATTTAAATCTATTTTAGGCACGGGAAGATCTACATATGAAGGTGTTTTTATATACCTAACTGATAATGAAGAAACTATATTAAATGAGGTAGGTTCCTTAACTTGGTATAACGCACGAGAAAATGATCCCAAAAGAAATGAATTTCGCCTCTATTATTCCACAACACAAATTATGGAAAAGGCTAATGTTGGTGATTTTTTATTAATTGGATTAACACATGATAATAAATTAGCTGTGGTAGTAGCTCCAACAGGAACAACAGCGGAACAGCAATTGCTTTGGCTTTTTGAAATAGGAGATATTGGAAACAAATTTATTTTCCGTGATATTTCCTCAAATGACATCAAACTTAATTTTGCAGGAAAGTACATTCTTAATTCACTTGGTTTTGAAATCGATGAAACTGAGCCAGATTTTTTAGACTTGATACTTACAACATTTAAAGGTCAATTTCCTTCGACAGCGATCTTTTCAGATTTTGCCCGTTCGACAGTTAATAATGTCTCCCCCTTTGAAGAACCTGATAAAACCTTAATTGCTTGGCTTGAAAGAGAAGAAATACTTTTCAAAACACTTGAGAAACATATTGTATCAAAAAAACTTGAACAAGGATTTGGAGAAAATAAGATCGACGTAGACGATTTTATTTCATTTTCATTAAGTGTTCAGAATAGAAGAAAATCTCGTGCCGGTTTTGCTTTTGAAAACCATCTCGCATCTATTTTTAAATTTCAGGAAATACGTTTTTCTAAGGGAGCAAAAACAGAAAGGAATAACAAACCTGATTTTCTTTTCCCGTCGATAACAAATTATCATGATCCAGATTTCCCTGTTGAATTATTGACGATGCTTGGTGTTAAGACTACGGCAAAAGATAGATGGAGACAAGTTTTGTCAGAAGCAGAGAGAATTACTTCTCAGAAACATTTAATCACTTTAGAACCAGCAATAAGCGTAAATCAAACTGACGAAATGTTTGCACAAAATCTGCAACTTGTAATTCCACAATCTTTGAAGGAAACTTTTACGGCTTCCCAACAAGTTAATTTATTAAACCTTCAAGACTTTATAAACGTAGTTCGCCAACGACAAAAATAA
- the dcm gene encoding DNA (cytosine-5-)-methyltransferase: protein MTQKKYSAIKEKLHIEVDKKTDNGLAQLTHYFQNHTNGVSQYFKDDATEYLSDIHEKLNIVEEPNFQYYLPIKWDIPFPPPKNPEFKFIDLFAGIGGIRLAYQNLGGKCVFTSEWDTYSKKTYEANFGKVPFGDITQINETEIPDHDILLAGFPCQPFSIAGVSKKNALGRKHGFLDETQGTLFFDIARILKHKRPKTFMLENVKNLVSHDKGNTFKVIQNTLRELNYTIYFKVLDGKHFVPQHRERIIIVGFDNEYFQGKENFKFPEMSNVKFALKDILLSEVDPKYTLSDKLWNYLQEYAKKHKAKGNGFGFGLADLNGISRTMSARYYKDGAEILIPQEGKNPRRLVPRECARLQGFPDNFVIPVSDNQAYKQFGNSVVSPLMQAVGKNLVAEIVKEKDNQKLNSLEQ, encoded by the coding sequence ATGACACAGAAAAAGTATTCAGCTATAAAAGAAAAACTCCATATCGAAGTTGATAAAAAAACAGATAATGGACTTGCTCAACTTACTCATTATTTTCAGAACCATACTAACGGGGTTTCTCAATATTTCAAAGATGATGCAACGGAATACTTATCCGACATCCATGAAAAATTAAATATTGTTGAAGAACCTAATTTTCAATATTACTTGCCAATAAAATGGGATATACCATTTCCTCCTCCTAAAAATCCTGAGTTTAAATTTATTGATTTATTTGCAGGTATTGGTGGAATAAGACTAGCATATCAAAATTTAGGTGGTAAATGTGTTTTTACTAGCGAATGGGATACCTATTCAAAAAAAACCTACGAGGCAAATTTCGGAAAAGTGCCTTTTGGGGACATAACGCAAATAAATGAAACTGAAATTCCTGATCATGATATTTTATTAGCTGGTTTTCCTTGTCAACCATTTTCAATAGCGGGAGTTTCAAAAAAGAATGCATTAGGTCGAAAACATGGTTTTTTAGATGAAACACAAGGAACACTTTTTTTTGATATCGCTCGAATTCTTAAACATAAAAGACCTAAAACTTTTATGTTAGAAAATGTCAAGAATCTTGTATCTCACGACAAAGGCAACACGTTTAAAGTTATACAAAACACATTAAGAGAATTAAATTATACCATTTATTTTAAAGTTTTAGATGGTAAACATTTTGTTCCGCAACATAGAGAAAGAATTATAATTGTTGGATTTGATAACGAATATTTTCAAGGAAAGGAAAATTTTAAATTTCCTGAAATGAGTAACGTAAAATTTGCATTAAAAGACATTCTTTTATCCGAAGTTGATCCAAAATACACTCTATCAGATAAGCTCTGGAACTATTTACAAGAATATGCTAAAAAACATAAAGCCAAAGGAAATGGTTTTGGATTTGGTTTAGCTGATTTAAACGGAATTTCAAGAACTATGAGTGCCCGATATTACAAAGATGGCGCAGAAATATTAATTCCTCAAGAAGGCAAAAATCCTAGACGATTAGTACCTAGAGAATGCGCTCGACTTCAAGGGTTTCCTGATAATTTCGTTATACCTGTGTCTGACAATCAAGCTTATAAACAATTTGGAAATTCAGTTGTATCTCCTTTAATGCAAGCAGTTGGTAAAAATTTAGTCGCAGAAATTGTAAAAGAAAAGGATAATCAAAAATTAAATTCTCTAGAGCAATAA
- a CDS encoding helix-turn-helix domain-containing protein — translation MSINIRIGDRIRELRKVKGLSQEALANLAEVDRTYMTKVETGKKNVTVKILEKIIIALETDFGAFFNDNNFKK, via the coding sequence ATGAGCATAAATATTAGAATTGGCGACCGAATTCGCGAATTAAGGAAAGTAAAAGGTCTTTCTCAAGAAGCATTAGCAAATCTTGCTGAAGTCGACAGAACTTATATGACAAAAGTGGAAACTGGAAAAAAAAATGTAACGGTTAAAATTTTAGAAAAAATAATTATTGCTCTTGAAACTGATTTTGGAGCTTTTTTCAACGACAACAATTTTAAGAAATAA
- a CDS encoding AsmA-like C-terminal region-containing protein: MKALLDHIKSFLQSSHFKLYAKRFGFFILGCIAFVVIASGALSFYFNRNKTEIIAKINTKINQNINGKFHIGDFQYKFLTGFPNFTLALKDVEIKDNQWNIHKHTLLKAKEIEARLNVWSLLQSEINIHKMLINDAEIYVYKAENGYSNANIFKPKKKKSPEDKSETETTIDQVDLNNVHFILDNHVGHKLFDFDIESLKSKVDFDGDDWQTDVFLKTNIKSLAFNTVHGSFAKQKILEGTFAVSYSAEKEKIDVVTQNLKIGTDDFDIIAFFNLAKGNALFGINISTTILWQNASNLLSANISSKLNRFDLKKEIDVNCDIKGDFNAEGDPKIVVQAEIKNNEVSIPDGLITDCSFKGIFTNNFKPKDGFNDANSAVILTRFSGKYKNIPLTIPQAVINNLEKPLATGIVNSDFDIENLNEENTEKWIHFTDGHASANLKFQFDIVDLYITKPRFIGNVNVKDVSFHFIPKNLHAEKVNVQLDFTEKALLIKKIAYKHNKNIIYLEGRIDNFLNLYYDAPEKMVVNWDIYCPNIDLKQFLGVLTNTQKRKVTVKKATMSDQLRNAIEKCVVDINIKADKINYNKLTATNTKATIQMIDSRLVIKNGSLQTSGGSITFNTTVSPNGKNYSFASNAQVNSVDIASFLKSFNNFGITSFSPKNTKGRLSSHANVTGFINGRGELLTNSMHGKLDFKVTQGALLNFEPIVKVGKFAFPFRDVQNITFSDLSGNLNMRGEQIDVNNLIISSSVLNLDINGIYSFGRGTNLALTIPLRNSKNDAKLSTQAERDAVRDRGIVLHLIALDDEGKMKIKWGKKDKEK; the protein is encoded by the coding sequence ATGAAAGCACTTTTAGACCACATAAAAAGCTTTTTGCAATCCTCTCATTTTAAATTATATGCCAAACGATTTGGCTTTTTTATTTTGGGATGCATTGCCTTTGTGGTCATTGCATCTGGCGCATTATCGTTTTATTTTAATCGGAATAAAACCGAAATTATCGCTAAAATCAACACAAAAATCAATCAAAACATAAACGGGAAATTTCATATTGGTGATTTTCAATATAAGTTTTTGACCGGTTTCCCCAATTTTACTCTCGCTTTAAAAGATGTCGAAATCAAAGACAATCAATGGAATATTCACAAACATACTTTATTGAAAGCCAAAGAAATTGAAGCGCGTTTAAACGTTTGGAGTTTATTGCAAAGCGAAATCAACATTCATAAAATGCTGATAAACGACGCCGAAATTTATGTGTATAAAGCCGAAAACGGGTATTCGAATGCGAATATTTTTAAACCGAAAAAGAAAAAATCACCCGAAGATAAATCAGAAACCGAAACCACAATTGATCAGGTTGATCTGAATAATGTTCATTTTATTTTAGACAATCACGTTGGACATAAATTATTTGATTTTGATATCGAAAGTTTAAAATCGAAAGTTGATTTTGACGGAGACGACTGGCAAACGGACGTTTTCCTGAAAACCAATATTAAAAGTCTCGCATTTAATACCGTTCACGGAAGTTTTGCCAAACAGAAAATTCTCGAAGGCACTTTTGCCGTTTCTTATTCTGCTGAAAAAGAGAAAATTGATGTTGTAACCCAAAACCTGAAAATAGGAACGGATGATTTTGATATTATCGCTTTTTTTAATCTGGCGAAAGGGAATGCGCTTTTCGGAATCAATATTAGTACGACTATTTTATGGCAAAATGCATCCAATTTATTATCGGCAAACATTAGTTCGAAACTTAACCGATTTGATTTAAAAAAAGAAATCGACGTTAATTGCGACATCAAAGGCGATTTTAATGCCGAAGGCGATCCGAAAATTGTCGTTCAGGCCGAAATAAAAAATAACGAAGTCAGTATTCCGGACGGATTAATTACCGATTGCAGTTTTAAAGGCATTTTTACCAATAATTTCAAGCCAAAAGATGGTTTTAACGATGCAAATTCAGCCGTAATTTTAACCCGATTTTCGGGTAAATACAAAAATATTCCGCTAACGATTCCGCAAGCTGTAATTAATAATTTAGAAAAACCATTGGCAACCGGAATCGTAAATTCTGATTTTGATATTGAAAACCTCAACGAAGAAAATACCGAAAAATGGATTCATTTTACAGATGGTCACGCTTCGGCAAACTTAAAATTTCAGTTTGATATTGTCGATTTGTACATTACAAAACCACGTTTTATTGGCAATGTCAACGTAAAAGATGTTTCGTTTCATTTTATTCCGAAGAATCTTCACGCCGAAAAAGTTAACGTACAGCTCGACTTTACAGAGAAAGCTTTATTGATTAAAAAAATCGCGTATAAACACAACAAAAACATCATTTATCTGGAAGGCAGAATAGACAATTTCCTGAATTTGTATTACGACGCACCCGAAAAAATGGTCGTAAACTGGGATATTTATTGCCCAAATATCGATTTGAAACAGTTTTTAGGTGTTTTAACCAATACTCAAAAAAGGAAAGTAACAGTAAAAAAAGCTACCATGTCTGACCAACTACGAAATGCCATCGAAAAATGCGTTGTAGACATCAACATCAAAGCCGACAAAATAAACTACAATAAACTAACCGCGACCAACACAAAAGCTACGATACAAATGATTGATTCAAGGCTTGTTATTAAAAATGGGTCGCTACAAACTTCCGGCGGAAGTATTACTTTTAATACCACCGTTTCGCCAAATGGCAAGAATTACAGTTTTGCATCAAACGCGCAGGTAAATAGTGTTGATATTGCGAGTTTTTTAAAATCGTTCAACAATTTCGGAATCACATCTTTTAGTCCAAAAAACACAAAAGGAAGACTTAGCAGTCACGCCAATGTTACGGGTTTTATCAATGGCCGAGGCGAATTACTTACTAATTCGATGCACGGAAAACTCGATTTTAAAGTCACTCAGGGCGCTTTACTCAATTTTGAACCTATTGTAAAAGTGGGCAAATTTGCTTTTCCGTTTCGCGATGTGCAGAATATAACCTTCAGCGATTTGTCCGGAAACCTCAACATGCGCGGCGAGCAAATCGATGTTAACAATCTCATCATAAGTTCCAGTGTTCTAAACTTAGATATTAACGGAATTTATTCCTTTGGCAGAGGTACCAATCTCGCCCTCACCATCCCACTCCGAAACTCTAAAAACGACGCCAAACTTTCCACCCAAGCCGAACGCGACGCCGTTCGCGACCGCGGAATTGTCCTGCATTTAATTGCATTGGATGATGAAGGAAAAATGAAAATTAAATGGGGAAAGAAAGATAAAGAGAAATAA
- the trxA gene encoding thioredoxin, translating into MALAITDATFDEVVLKSDKPVMVDFWAAWCGPCRMVGPIIDQISEEYAGKVVVGKVDVDANQEFAAKYGVRNIPTVLVFHNGEVVGKQVGVAPKQTYADSLDALL; encoded by the coding sequence ATGGCATTAGCAATAACAGATGCTACTTTTGACGAGGTAGTTTTAAAATCAGATAAACCAGTAATGGTTGACTTTTGGGCAGCATGGTGCGGTCCTTGTAGAATGGTTGGTCCAATTATTGACCAAATCAGTGAAGAATATGCAGGTAAAGTGGTGGTTGGTAAAGTAGATGTAGATGCTAACCAGGAATTTGCAGCAAAATATGGTGTGCGTAACATACCTACCGTTTTGGTTTTTCATAACGGTGAAGTAGTAGGAAAACAAGTAGGAGTTGCTCCGAAACAAACCTACGCTGATAGCTTAGACGCTTTGTTGTAA